One genomic window of Octopus bimaculoides isolate UCB-OBI-ISO-001 chromosome 2, ASM119413v2, whole genome shotgun sequence includes the following:
- the LOC106880545 gene encoding probable palmitoyltransferase ZDHHC24: MNIKWKIIPKSKLDRAAFFLIMIGIHVAKWFYHTEILPSRFKHLPWHDPVYLLHFTFSVICYFNVMVCIWKISSTDTTSGSVILPSVLKPKWFYCSVCVCNAPPRSFHCDICDRCILKRDHHCLFIGTCIGHSNFRYFILLLFYVTIGSFYASLMFVRYTLTEFGRLSFAYLFSIIVPILAWFFGVLYSSHLLACFLTGLSSLIFVAVLSCLLYHIRNIYNGQTTYERRSKKHDYNLGWKRNFLDALGKNYHISWICPLINSPLPGDGINFTTWDTCETAKSL; the protein is encoded by the exons atgaatATTAAATGGAAAATTATACCAAAATCGAAATTGGACAgggctgctttttttttaattatgatagGTATTCATGTTGCTAAATGGTTTTATCATACGGAAATTTTACCTTCCCGATTCAAACATCTACCTTGGCATGATCCCGTTTACCTACTTCATTTTACCTTTAGTgtaatttgttattttaatgttatgGTTTGCATTTGGAAGATAAGTTCTACAGATACAACCAGTGGTTCTGTGATCCTTCCGAGTGTTCTGAAACCTAAATGGTTTTATTGTTCAGTTTGCGTCTGCAACGCACCTCCAAGGTCTTTCCACTGTGACATTTGTGACAG atGCATCCTTAAACGAGACCATCATTGTCTATTTATTGGAACATGCATTGGCCATAGCAATTTCcgttatttcattttactattgttCTATGTAACCATCGGCTCTTTTTATGCAAGCCTGATGTTTGTCCGCTACACACTGACTGAGTTTGGTAGACTTTCTTTCGCTTATCTCTTCAGTATAATTGTACCAATTTTAGCATGGTTCTTTGGAGTTTTATACTCTTCTCACTTGCTAGCTTGTTTTCTCACAGGTCTTTCATCACTGATTTTTGTTGCTGTGCTAAGCTGTTTGCTTTATCAtatcagaaatatttataatgGACAGACTACTTATGAACGTCGTTCAAAAAAACATGATTATAATCTTGGATGGAAAAGGAATTTTTTAGATGCCTTAGGTAAAAATTACCACATATCCTGgatatgtcctttgattaattctCCCTTACCTGGTGATGGCATCAATTTTACCACTTGGGATACCTGTgaaacagctaaatctctttaa